The following coding sequences lie in one Fusarium poae strain DAOMC 252244 chromosome 1, whole genome shotgun sequence genomic window:
- a CDS encoding hypothetical protein (SECRETED:SignalP(1-21)): MLSRSILVVAAAAISFLGAEAGPCRPTTVTSSAESETSSTVVPVSESTTLTTLIETTSTAVAETTSTVSDEVTPTTLAASTTTSEAPNCVETQVVSNSGFDENNDLSPWASSGGVTSNGAYSAPNAASFGFQFGQGSNQIAQDLLTLDGDYKLSYRWSVPTVSGLTGFGCVIQPKIGSDALPAAYPYALSGWTPESLTWSTRGTSVEGAAISIQIDCSGEYDGLTVLLDDITLTRDCGSAVRGD, from the exons ATGCTTTCTCGTTCCATTCTCGTTGTGGCGGCTGCCGCTATCAGCTTCCTCGGAGCCGAAGCTGGCCCTTGTCGGCCGACTACCGTCACAAGCTCGGCCGAGAGTGAGACCTCGTCGACTGTTGTTCCTGTGTCTGAGTCCACTACGTTGACAACCTTGATCGAGACTACCTCCACGGCTGTGGCTGAGACCACATCGACTGTCTCGGACGAGGTCACACCGACCACGCTTGCTGCAAGCACCACGACTTCCGAAGCACCAAACTGTGTCGAAACTCAAGTTGTTTCCAACTCAGGCTTCGACGAGAACAACGATCTTTCGCCTTGGGCTAGCAGTGGAGGGGTGACTAGTAACGGCGCTTATTCCGCTCCCAATGCTGC ATCCTTTGGGTTCCAGTTTGGTCAAGGTTCAAATCAGATCGCCCAGGATTTGCTGACTCTGGATGGTGattataaattatcttaTCGATGGTCTGTACCTACCGTAAGTGGGCTCACAGGATTCGGTTGTGTTATCCAACCCAAGATCGGTAGCGACGCACTTCCCGCCGCTTATCCTTATGCACTTTCAGGTTGGACTCCGGAGAGTCTGACCTGGTCTACCAGAGGCACTTCTGTTGAAGGAGCCGCTATCTCAATCCAAATTGATTGCTCTGGAGAGTACGATGGCCTCACTGTCCTTCTCGATGATATTACCTTGACTCGAGACTGCGGCAGTGCAGTTCGCGGAGACTAA